In Ilumatobacter fluminis, the following proteins share a genomic window:
- a CDS encoding type II toxin-antitoxin system VapC family toxin, which produces MTLALDTSALLAIVVDGDQRSVALEALDDDPTWCASALALTEALPTIDRLSDERIIRADLEDALRLTWDRVHVVPVDQRCLDRAAALSREQPVRLTDAIHLAAAERLPRPVRFLTFDPTQITVALGLGFDVVSA; this is translated from the coding sequence ATGACGCTCGCCCTCGACACCAGCGCACTGCTGGCGATCGTCGTCGACGGCGACCAGCGCTCGGTCGCGCTCGAAGCGCTCGACGACGACCCCACGTGGTGTGCGTCAGCGTTGGCGCTCACCGAGGCACTGCCGACCATCGACCGGCTGTCGGACGAACGGATCATCCGTGCCGACCTCGAGGACGCGCTCCGGCTCACCTGGGACCGCGTGCACGTCGTGCCGGTCGATCAGCGCTGCCTCGACCGGGCCGCCGCGCTCTCACGGGAACAACCGGTTCGACTCACGGACGCGATCCATCTCGCCGCCGCCGAACGCCTCCCCCGTCCGGTGCGCTTCCTCACGTTCGACCCGACCCAGATCACCGTCGCCCTCGGCCTCGGCTTCGACGTCGTGTCGGCCTGA
- a CDS encoding class I SAM-dependent methyltransferase produces MNAVSTVKSAYAAGARGVGRGLRRVGVLGDEPPPREHRRRHWAYSLFCAHDSLAIAQLDVPWWTYGAIDAVEQWLDARDAPVRSFEWGSGASTIWLAKRVDSVDSVEHHRGFGEMMQAELGDLDVARASHVELTVIEPVESDAPEVGSKKEGMSGLDFSDYVGRIDDVGGSFDLIVIDGRAREACLTAALPHLADGGIVVFDNTHRRRYRDAIDAAGVTSDRYRGLTPTLPYPDETSLITLPVYGGRDQQA; encoded by the coding sequence ATGAATGCGGTCAGCACGGTGAAGTCGGCCTACGCGGCGGGTGCACGCGGCGTCGGGCGCGGCCTGCGACGCGTCGGCGTGCTGGGTGACGAGCCGCCACCGCGCGAGCATCGTCGACGGCACTGGGCCTACAGCCTGTTCTGCGCGCACGACTCGCTGGCGATCGCCCAGCTCGATGTGCCCTGGTGGACCTACGGAGCGATCGACGCCGTCGAACAATGGCTCGACGCACGTGATGCACCCGTCCGGTCGTTCGAATGGGGATCGGGGGCGAGCACGATCTGGCTCGCCAAGCGGGTCGACTCGGTCGACTCGGTCGAGCACCATCGAGGGTTCGGCGAGATGATGCAGGCCGAACTGGGCGACCTCGACGTCGCCAGGGCCTCGCACGTCGAGTTGACGGTGATCGAACCCGTCGAGTCCGACGCCCCGGAGGTGGGTTCGAAGAAAGAGGGGATGTCGGGTCTCGACTTCTCCGACTACGTCGGCCGCATCGACGACGTCGGCGGCTCGTTCGACCTGATCGTGATCGACGGGCGCGCCCGCGAAGCGTGCCTCACCGCCGCCCTGCCGCATCTGGCCGACGGCGGGATCGTCGTGTTCGACAACACCCACCGTCGCCGGTACCGCGACGCGATCGACGCGGCCGGGGTCACGAGCGACCGGTACCGCGGACTCACGCCGACGCTGCCGTACCCGGACGAGACGTCACTGATCACCCTGCCGGTGTACGGCGGGCGAGATCAGCAGGCGTAG
- a CDS encoding MBL fold metallo-hydrolase: MADIPSTTLHWANGDVEVHRVVVGSFDNNVFIVRCRRTGEAVLIDAANEHELLLELCHRLGVRRVLETHGHWDHIGAVSQIREAGYEVGVTSADAPMLKDCGYDVFLDDAEVIEVGRLRLHAIHNPGHTPGSISFDLAGTPLLFTGDTLFPGGPGNTSFEGGDFTTIIDSIDNRLFTFPPDTVVLPGHGVDTTIGAERPHLQEWVDRGW; this comes from the coding sequence ATGGCTGACATCCCGTCGACGACACTGCACTGGGCGAACGGCGACGTCGAGGTCCACCGCGTGGTCGTCGGATCGTTCGACAACAACGTGTTCATCGTCCGCTGTCGCCGAACCGGCGAGGCGGTGCTGATCGACGCCGCCAACGAGCACGAGTTGCTGCTCGAACTGTGTCATCGCCTCGGCGTCCGACGCGTGCTCGAGACACACGGCCACTGGGACCACATCGGCGCCGTGTCTCAGATCCGCGAGGCCGGCTACGAGGTCGGCGTCACGTCGGCCGACGCCCCAATGCTGAAAGACTGCGGCTACGACGTCTTCTTGGACGACGCCGAGGTGATCGAGGTCGGCCGGCTCCGCCTCCACGCGATCCACAATCCCGGCCACACCCCCGGTTCGATCTCGTTCGATCTCGCCGGCACCCCCCTGTTGTTCACGGGCGACACCCTGTTCCCGGGCGGCCCCGGCAACACCTCGTTCGAGGGCGGCGACTTCACGACGATCATCGACTCGATCGACAACCGGCTCTTCACCTTCCCGCCCGACACGGTCGTGTTACCGGGCCACGGCGTCGACACCACGATCGGTGCCGAGCGCCCGCACCTGCAGGAGTGGGTCGACCGGGGCTGGTAG
- a CDS encoding acyl-CoA dehydrogenase family protein: MNFAFTEEQEELRSTIRAFMEAKSPESDVREQMETEQGYDSAVWSQMAEQMGLQGLHIPEEYGGSGFGYVELGIVLEEMGRALLCAPYFSTVVLAANTLLQSGDDAAKQAHLPGIASGETIATLAFTEPSGKWDEAGITMEATASGDGYTLSGTKSFVIDGHVANLIIVAARTSAGVSLFAVDGDASGLTKTALSTMDQTRKQAKLDFDNTPATLIGEDGKGWDTLSTVLDLAAVGLAAEQVGGAQFVLEMAVQYAKDRVQFGRPIGSFQAIKHKCADMLLEVESAKSAAYYGLWCASEMNDELPSVASLAKAYCSEAYFHATAENIQIHGGIGFTWEHPAHLYFKRAKSSELLFGDPTYHREQLATRIGI, translated from the coding sequence ATGAACTTCGCCTTCACCGAGGAACAAGAAGAACTCCGCTCGACGATTCGTGCGTTCATGGAGGCCAAGAGCCCCGAGAGCGACGTCCGAGAGCAGATGGAGACCGAGCAGGGGTACGACTCCGCCGTCTGGAGCCAGATGGCCGAGCAGATGGGCCTCCAGGGCCTGCACATCCCCGAGGAGTACGGCGGCTCGGGCTTCGGCTACGTCGAGCTCGGCATCGTGCTCGAGGAGATGGGCCGCGCGCTCCTGTGCGCCCCGTACTTCTCGACCGTCGTGCTCGCCGCCAACACGCTCCTGCAGTCGGGCGACGACGCCGCCAAGCAGGCGCACCTGCCCGGCATCGCCTCGGGCGAGACGATCGCCACCCTCGCCTTCACCGAGCCCTCGGGCAAGTGGGACGAGGCCGGCATCACCATGGAGGCCACCGCCTCCGGTGACGGCTACACCCTGTCGGGCACGAAGAGCTTCGTGATCGACGGCCACGTGGCCAACCTCATCATCGTCGCCGCCCGCACGAGCGCCGGCGTCAGCCTGTTCGCCGTCGACGGCGATGCCAGCGGCCTCACCAAGACCGCCCTGTCGACCATGGACCAGACGCGCAAGCAGGCCAAGCTCGACTTCGACAACACGCCGGCCACGCTGATCGGCGAGGACGGCAAGGGCTGGGACACGCTCTCGACCGTGCTCGACCTCGCCGCCGTCGGCCTCGCTGCCGAGCAGGTCGGTGGTGCACAGTTCGTGCTCGAGATGGCCGTCCAGTACGCCAAGGACCGCGTCCAGTTCGGCCGCCCGATCGGCTCGTTCCAGGCCATCAAGCACAAGTGCGCCGACATGCTGCTCGAGGTCGAGTCGGCCAAGTCGGCCGCCTACTACGGCCTGTGGTGCGCCAGCGAGATGAACGACGAACTGCCGTCGGTCGCCTCGCTCGCCAAGGCGTACTGCTCGGAGGCGTACTTCCACGCCACCGCCGAGAACATCCAGATCCACGGTGGCATCGGCTTCACCTGGGAGCACCCGGCGCACCTGTACTTCAAGCGTGCCAAGTCGAGCGAACTGCTCTTCGGCGACCCGACCTACCACCGCGAGCAACTCGCCACCCGCATCGGCATCTGA
- a CDS encoding LCP family protein: MELVRELATALVLPGWSQRRARLPLAIALLVVGVAFPLVVAVWAVVSGRNWVALSLDRTFLAWVLAAFVAALAARLVALAMWFAAGSRSRERTVAGALAALVAVVPLSVGIVDVAQARSDIAPVFTPTADGGAVFDPDGDGDDDDPTGTTLPTVDVEPVTSVDAVERPWERGPLPTIEMGSTTTTQPRVKPARPRSGVDPAVVADVRNILLLGGDAGPGRSGLRTDTMMLLSVHTPSGRASLVSLPRDMEGLLFPPGSALEARYPYGFTELANAVYPIVSASSSLRSAYETDGDIRPGIVATAQAIGYSLDVPIHDYVLVDMQGFLDLVDALGGVTVRVTKQIPMPGNVPGAKYDYPPTIGPGTIEMDGTLALGYVRSRYADSDYQRTRRQRDLLAAMAQQISAVEVLSRYDQVLDAVGGTLRTSLTPDELADTVALIGGETAIVESVGLVPPLINVKRPDVQRMAEIVGEVRVAIAQGTASGY, from the coding sequence ATGGAACTGGTCCGTGAACTCGCGACGGCGCTCGTGCTGCCCGGTTGGTCGCAACGCCGCGCGCGCCTCCCGCTCGCGATCGCCCTGCTCGTCGTCGGCGTCGCGTTCCCGCTGGTGGTGGCCGTCTGGGCGGTCGTCTCGGGGCGGAACTGGGTGGCGCTCAGCCTCGACCGTACCTTCCTCGCCTGGGTCCTGGCGGCGTTCGTCGCCGCGCTTGCGGCGCGGCTGGTCGCGCTCGCGATGTGGTTCGCCGCCGGGTCGCGTTCCCGGGAGCGGACCGTCGCCGGAGCACTCGCAGCGCTCGTCGCCGTTGTGCCGTTGAGTGTCGGCATCGTCGACGTGGCCCAGGCCCGCTCCGACATCGCGCCCGTCTTCACCCCCACGGCCGACGGGGGAGCGGTGTTCGACCCCGACGGCGATGGCGACGATGATGACCCAACGGGAACCACCTTGCCGACGGTCGACGTCGAGCCCGTCACGTCGGTCGATGCCGTCGAGCGGCCGTGGGAACGTGGACCGCTGCCGACGATCGAGATGGGCAGCACCACGACCACGCAGCCCCGTGTGAAGCCGGCCCGCCCCCGCTCGGGGGTCGATCCGGCAGTGGTCGCGGACGTTCGCAACATCTTGCTGCTCGGCGGCGACGCCGGACCCGGCCGCAGCGGGTTGCGCACCGACACGATGATGCTGCTCAGCGTGCACACGCCGTCGGGTCGAGCCAGCCTCGTCTCACTGCCTCGCGACATGGAGGGGTTGTTGTTCCCACCGGGTTCGGCACTCGAGGCCCGCTACCCGTACGGGTTCACCGAACTCGCGAACGCCGTGTACCCGATCGTGTCGGCGAGCAGCAGCCTGCGCTCGGCGTACGAGACCGACGGCGACATCCGACCCGGCATCGTGGCGACGGCGCAGGCCATCGGCTACTCCCTCGACGTGCCGATCCACGACTACGTGCTCGTCGACATGCAGGGCTTCCTCGATCTGGTCGATGCGCTCGGTGGTGTCACGGTCCGCGTGACCAAGCAGATCCCGATGCCGGGCAACGTGCCCGGCGCGAAGTACGACTATCCGCCGACGATCGGTCCCGGCACGATCGAGATGGACGGCACGCTGGCGCTCGGCTACGTCCGCAGCCGGTACGCCGACTCCGACTACCAGCGAACCCGACGCCAGCGAGACCTCCTCGCCGCGATGGCGCAGCAGATCTCCGCCGTCGAGGTGCTCTCGCGGTACGACCAGGTGCTCGACGCCGTGGGCGGCACGCTGCGCACCTCGCTCACCCCCGACGAGCTCGCCGACACGGTCGCCCTCATCGGCGGTGAGACGGCGATCGTCGAATCGGTCGGTCTGGTGCCGCCGCTGATCAACGTGAAGCGCCCCGACGTGCAGCGCATGGCCGAGATCGTCGGCGAGGTGCGCGTGGCCATCGCCCAGGGAACGGCGAGCGGGTACTGA
- the sufC gene encoding Fe-S cluster assembly ATPase SufC: MTPGDEILRGIDLTVQQGEVHAIMGPNGSGKSTLGTTLLGSPEYEVTAGSISFLGDDVTEWPTDERAKAGMFLAFQYPQEIAGVSVIQFLRQALSARKGIDLSVLELRLATMEWMGRLGMDSGFVDRYLNEGFSGGEKKRNEIMQMAILEPELAILDETDSGLDIDALRIVAKGIQEVRTERPNMGVVLITHYQRLLDELQPDHVHILVDGRIVQSGGMELAEQLERDGYEAFRATA, from the coding sequence GTGACCCCGGGCGACGAGATCCTTCGTGGCATCGACCTGACGGTCCAGCAGGGCGAGGTGCACGCGATCATGGGCCCGAACGGCTCGGGCAAGAGCACGCTCGGCACCACCCTGCTCGGCTCGCCCGAGTACGAGGTCACGGCCGGGTCGATCAGCTTCCTCGGTGACGACGTCACCGAATGGCCGACCGACGAACGCGCCAAGGCCGGCATGTTCCTCGCCTTCCAGTACCCGCAGGAGATCGCCGGGGTCTCGGTCATCCAGTTCCTCCGACAGGCACTGTCGGCCCGCAAGGGCATCGACTTGAGCGTCCTCGAACTCCGACTCGCCACGATGGAGTGGATGGGCCGCCTCGGGATGGACTCCGGCTTCGTCGATCGCTACCTCAACGAGGGGTTCTCGGGCGGCGAGAAGAAGCGCAACGAGATCATGCAGATGGCCATCCTCGAACCCGAGCTGGCGATCCTCGACGAGACCGACTCGGGTCTCGACATCGATGCGCTCCGCATCGTCGCCAAGGGCATCCAGGAGGTCCGTACCGAGCGCCCGAACATGGGCGTCGTGCTGATCACCCACTACCAGCGCTTGCTCGACGAGCTGCAGCCCGATCACGTCCACATCCTGGTCGACGGTCGCATCGTGCAATCGGGCGGTATGGAACTCGCCGAACAGCTCGAACGCGACGGCTACGAGGCCTTCCGCGCGACCGCCTGA
- a CDS encoding type II toxin-antitoxin system Phd/YefM family antitoxin — MHTSGVRDLRASLPDAIRRATSGERTVITAHGRPVAQLAPLDEAAPDIDRLIAAGALIPPRRTDWRPPEAVPVWSGVRIDRALRELRG, encoded by the coding sequence GTGCACACATCCGGAGTCCGCGATCTGCGTGCGTCGCTCCCCGACGCCATCCGCCGGGCCACGAGCGGCGAACGCACCGTCATCACGGCCCACGGCCGCCCGGTCGCCCAGCTCGCACCACTCGACGAGGCGGCACCCGACATCGACCGGCTGATCGCGGCGGGCGCCTTGATCCCACCGCGCCGGACCGACTGGCGACCGCCCGAGGCGGTGCCGGTGTGGTCGGGTGTCCGAATCGACCGGGCGCTGCGGGAGCTGCGCGGATGA
- a CDS encoding UDP-glucose dehydrogenase family protein, whose amino-acid sequence MSTPSTAPRIAVIGTGYVGLTTGVCLAHLGHDVICCDIDQRKVDLLRAGTAPIVEAGLEDLMADAVAAGNLEFALGNDPAVRTADVVFLCLPTPQGDDGSADLTYVTSAAREIGPLLPSDAVVVNKSTVPVGSHKVVKAALGRDDIAVVSNPEFLREGSAVHDFLHPDRVVVGADVPDARERVSALYSSLDTEMIETDAASAEAIKYASNGFLAMKISFINSVAALCESVGADIEAVARGIGTDDRIGPKFLKPGPGWGGSCFPKDSRALVSIALDHGYDFSLMRYVIEVNEQQHQRMVHKITAAVGRNDGDRLDGVTVAALGLTFKAGTDDLRDSPALRILRKAQQRGAAIRAYDPTVQGDLDPYRAGQVQNFDLATTALDAVDGADVVVVLTEWPEFSTLDLAKVKESLAGDTIVDCRNTLDPATVRAAGLHYSGIGRPNL is encoded by the coding sequence ATGAGCACCCCCAGCACCGCCCCTCGCATCGCCGTCATCGGCACCGGCTACGTCGGACTGACCACCGGGGTCTGTCTCGCCCACCTCGGCCACGACGTGATCTGCTGCGACATCGACCAGCGCAAGGTCGACCTGCTGCGAGCCGGCACGGCACCGATCGTCGAGGCCGGCCTCGAAGACCTGATGGCCGACGCTGTCGCCGCCGGCAACCTCGAGTTCGCACTCGGGAACGACCCGGCGGTTCGGACCGCGGACGTCGTCTTTCTCTGCCTGCCCACCCCACAGGGTGATGACGGCTCCGCCGACCTCACCTATGTCACCAGCGCCGCCCGTGAGATCGGCCCGCTGCTCCCCTCTGACGCGGTCGTCGTCAACAAGTCGACCGTCCCGGTCGGTTCGCACAAGGTCGTGAAGGCGGCGCTCGGTCGTGACGACATCGCCGTCGTCTCGAACCCGGAGTTCCTCCGGGAGGGCTCGGCCGTGCACGACTTCCTCCACCCGGACCGCGTCGTGGTCGGCGCCGACGTCCCCGACGCGCGTGAACGCGTCAGCGCGCTGTACTCGTCACTCGACACCGAGATGATCGAAACCGACGCCGCCTCGGCCGAGGCGATCAAGTACGCCTCGAACGGCTTCCTCGCCATGAAGATCTCGTTCATCAACAGCGTCGCAGCGCTGTGCGAGTCGGTCGGCGCCGACATCGAGGCGGTCGCCAGGGGCATCGGCACCGACGATCGGATCGGTCCGAAGTTCCTGAAGCCCGGACCGGGTTGGGGTGGCAGCTGCTTCCCGAAGGACTCGCGGGCCCTCGTCAGCATCGCACTCGACCACGGCTACGACTTCTCGCTGATGCGCTACGTGATCGAGGTGAACGAGCAGCAGCACCAGCGCATGGTGCACAAGATCACCGCTGCCGTCGGCCGCAACGACGGCGACCGCCTCGATGGCGTGACGGTCGCCGCGCTCGGGCTCACGTTCAAGGCAGGCACCGACGACCTCCGCGACTCGCCGGCGCTCCGCATCCTGAGGAAGGCGCAGCAGCGTGGTGCCGCGATCCGTGCGTACGACCCGACCGTGCAGGGCGACCTCGACCCGTATCGCGCCGGGCAAGTGCAGAACTTCGACCTGGCGACGACGGCGCTCGACGCGGTCGACGGTGCCGACGTCGTGGTGGTGCTCACCGAGTGGCCCGAGTTCTCCACCCTCGACTTGGCGAAGGTGAAGGAGTCACTCGCAGGCGACACCATCGTCGACTGCCGCAACACCCTCGACCCGGCCACGGTGCGCGCCGCCGGACTGCACTACTCGGGCATCGGCCGACCGAACCTCTGA
- a CDS encoding maleylpyruvate isomerase N-terminal domain-containing protein, which yields MEDMSDLGKERIVGALRDEWASIDDLVSGLDDEQWSWPSPLPGWDVRANVVHMFGTEAMLLGRSPSVDPDDSPDHVTNPIGAANEAWIATYSNASPSDLLAEFRSLTTERLAALEAMSDDEWNTVGFTPAGQAPYGRFMQIRVFDCWMHEQDIRYAIRMPGHEQGAPVDVSLDEMSNAMGYVVGKKAGAPAGSSVTFDLRGATSRQIHVQVGERAQVVDDLDGLATARLVMPVISFAHIAGGRLDRELHMTHCEIEGDEELGRRVLENLPYTI from the coding sequence ATGGAGGACATGTCAGATCTCGGCAAGGAACGGATCGTCGGCGCGTTGCGCGACGAGTGGGCATCGATCGACGACCTCGTCTCGGGGCTCGACGACGAGCAGTGGTCGTGGCCCTCGCCGCTCCCGGGGTGGGACGTTCGGGCCAACGTCGTGCACATGTTCGGCACCGAGGCGATGCTCCTCGGCCGGTCGCCGTCGGTCGATCCCGACGACTCGCCCGATCACGTCACCAATCCGATCGGAGCGGCGAACGAGGCCTGGATCGCGACGTACTCGAACGCTTCACCGTCCGACCTGCTGGCGGAGTTCCGCTCGCTGACCACCGAGCGACTCGCGGCGCTCGAGGCGATGTCGGACGACGAGTGGAACACGGTCGGGTTCACCCCCGCCGGCCAGGCACCGTACGGACGATTCATGCAGATCCGTGTGTTCGACTGCTGGATGCACGAACAGGACATCCGCTACGCGATCCGCATGCCCGGTCACGAGCAGGGCGCCCCCGTCGACGTGTCACTCGACGAGATGTCGAACGCCATGGGGTACGTCGTCGGCAAGAAGGCCGGTGCCCCGGCGGGATCGTCGGTCACGTTCGACCTGCGAGGAGCCACGTCGCGGCAGATCCATGTGCAGGTGGGGGAACGGGCACAGGTCGTCGACGACCTCGACGGGCTGGCGACGGCGCGGCTCGTGATGCCCGTGATCTCGTTCGCTCACATCGCGGGAGGGCGACTCGATCGAGAGCTGCACATGACGCACTGCGAGATCGAGGGGGACGAGGAACTCGGCCGACGAGTTCTCGAGAACCTGCCCTACACCATCTGA
- a CDS encoding SufS family cysteine desulfurase produces MSTDTASNTTTDWSAVRADFPVLQREIDGAPIVYLDSGNTSQKPRQVIDAMDEFLRNEYAPINRSAYRLAAAATDRYEGGRSAVARLVNAPHADEVVFTKNATEALNLIASSWGGANLSAGDAVVLTHMEHHANIVPWQMLAERAGVEIRWVPLTDDGQLDLTDLDNLLDGAKAFSFTAMSNVLGTITPVAELCRRAHDAGALAIVDACQYVPHNVTDIQAWDADFVAFSSHKMCGPSGIGALWGRMELLDEMPPYIGGGNMIADVKLDGFTTAPVPAKFEAGTPPIVEAVGFGAAVEYLESIGMAEIRRHEMDLTRYALDTLTERYGDEITIHGPDNVEVRGGVLSFAFRGIHPHDVSQVLDERNVCVRAGHHCAKPLMRLLGANATARASLYLYNDRSDVDALADALDGATDIFGF; encoded by the coding sequence ATGAGCACCGACACGGCGAGCAACACCACGACGGACTGGAGCGCCGTCCGGGCCGACTTCCCGGTCCTCCAGCGCGAGATCGACGGCGCACCGATCGTCTACCTCGACTCGGGCAACACGTCGCAGAAGCCCCGTCAGGTGATCGACGCGATGGACGAGTTCCTGCGCAACGAGTACGCGCCGATCAACCGGAGTGCCTATCGACTCGCTGCGGCCGCCACCGACCGGTACGAGGGCGGCCGCTCCGCCGTCGCCCGTCTGGTCAACGCGCCGCACGCCGACGAGGTCGTGTTCACCAAGAACGCGACGGAGGCACTCAACCTGATCGCCTCGTCGTGGGGCGGCGCCAACCTGTCTGCCGGAGACGCCGTGGTACTCACACACATGGAGCACCACGCCAACATCGTCCCGTGGCAGATGCTCGCCGAGCGTGCCGGTGTCGAGATCCGCTGGGTACCGCTCACCGACGACGGCCAGCTCGACCTGACCGACCTCGACAACCTGCTCGACGGCGCGAAGGCGTTCTCGTTCACGGCGATGAGCAATGTACTCGGCACGATTACGCCGGTCGCCGAACTCTGCCGACGGGCGCACGACGCCGGCGCACTCGCGATCGTCGACGCCTGCCAATACGTGCCCCACAACGTCACCGACATTCAGGCGTGGGACGCCGACTTCGTGGCGTTCTCCAGCCACAAGATGTGCGGCCCGTCCGGCATCGGAGCGCTCTGGGGCCGGATGGAACTGCTCGACGAAATGCCCCCGTACATCGGTGGCGGCAACATGATCGCCGACGTCAAGCTCGACGGATTCACCACCGCGCCGGTGCCGGCCAAGTTCGAGGCAGGCACCCCACCGATCGTCGAAGCCGTCGGGTTCGGCGCGGCGGTCGAGTACCTCGAGTCGATCGGCATGGCCGAGATCCGTCGCCACGAGATGGATCTCACCCGCTACGCCCTCGACACGCTGACCGAGCGCTACGGCGACGAGATCACCATCCACGGCCCCGACAACGTCGAGGTGCGCGGCGGCGTGCTCAGCTTCGCATTCCGCGGCATCCACCCCCACGACGTCAGCCAGGTGCTCGACGAACGCAACGTCTGCGTCCGCGCCGGCCACCACTGCGCCAAGCCCCTCATGCGACTGCTCGGGGCCAACGCGACGGCACGTGCGAGCCTGTATCTGTACAACGACCGCTCCGACGTCGACGCGCTGGCCGATGCGCTCGACGGCGCCACCGATATCTTCGGGTTCTGA
- a CDS encoding glycosyltransferase family 2 protein, with protein sequence MGVKLVIQIPCLDEEATLPETLADLPREVPGVDVVEWLVIDDGSTDRTVEVARELGVDHVVSHRGNRGLAAAFLTGLDAALAAGADIVVNTDADNQYDGSCIPDLIQPILAGADMVIGERPIEDTPEFSGTKKRLQRTGSWVVRKFSGTSVRDAASGFRAFSRDAALRLQVYGRYSYTMETLVQANAEGLRVTGVPIRTNPQTRPSRLVKSSMQYVRRSAQTIVRSFAIYYPFRFFLVVGLVPFLLGMALLVRWLALYLVEDVYSPRLPSLIMGAVLTIVGVQLWVVGFLGDLQAATRRLLAEARVRERRRAFDERRITDGDA encoded by the coding sequence ATGGGCGTCAAGCTGGTCATCCAGATCCCGTGCCTCGACGAGGAGGCGACTCTGCCCGAGACCCTGGCTGATCTGCCGCGGGAGGTGCCGGGCGTCGACGTGGTCGAGTGGCTGGTGATCGACGACGGCAGCACCGATCGCACCGTCGAGGTCGCACGCGAGCTCGGCGTCGATCACGTCGTGTCGCACCGCGGCAACCGAGGTCTCGCTGCGGCGTTCCTGACCGGGCTCGACGCAGCGTTGGCAGCCGGTGCCGACATCGTGGTGAACACCGACGCCGACAACCAGTACGACGGCTCGTGCATCCCCGATCTCATCCAGCCGATCCTCGCCGGTGCCGACATGGTGATCGGTGAACGTCCGATCGAGGACACCCCGGAGTTCTCGGGTACGAAGAAGCGACTCCAGCGCACCGGGTCGTGGGTCGTCCGCAAGTTCTCCGGCACGTCGGTCCGTGACGCCGCCAGCGGGTTCCGGGCGTTCAGCCGAGACGCCGCGCTGCGCCTGCAGGTGTACGGCCGGTACAGCTACACGATGGAGACCTTGGTGCAGGCCAACGCAGAAGGACTGCGCGTGACGGGTGTGCCGATCCGCACCAATCCGCAGACCCGGCCGTCGCGGCTCGTCAAGAGTTCGATGCAGTACGTGCGACGTTCGGCGCAGACGATCGTGCGCAGCTTCGCGATCTACTACCCGTTCCGGTTCTTCCTGGTGGTCGGCCTGGTGCCGTTCCTGCTCGGGATGGCGTTGCTCGTGCGCTGGCTCGCGCTGTACCTCGTCGAGGACGTGTACTCGCCGCGGCTGCCGAGCCTGATCATGGGTGCCGTGCTCACCATCGTGGGTGTGCAGCTCTGGGTCGTCGGCTTCCTCGGCGACCTCCAGGCTGCGACCCGGCGACTCCTCGCCGAAGCCCGTGTGCGCGAACGCCGTCGCGCGTTCGACGAACGTCGGATCACCGACGGCGACGCCTGA
- a CDS encoding nuclear transport factor 2 family protein produces the protein MERPRPQYFIHLEQQVWQALVDGDAEADRSLLADDFLGVYPDGFAGLDEHVDQFASEPTVSTFSVNRPRWIELGDDAHLLCYEARFRRPGSDELHRMYVSSLWQRIDGRWVNTFSQDTPAAT, from the coding sequence ATGGAACGGCCGCGACCCCAGTACTTCATCCACCTCGAGCAACAGGTGTGGCAGGCGCTCGTCGACGGCGACGCCGAGGCCGATCGGTCGCTGCTCGCCGACGACTTCCTCGGCGTCTACCCGGACGGCTTCGCCGGACTCGACGAACACGTCGACCAGTTCGCCAGCGAACCGACCGTGTCGACGTTCTCGGTCAACCGCCCGCGCTGGATCGAACTCGGCGACGACGCCCACCTGCTGTGCTACGAAGCCCGGTTCCGACGGCCGGGCTCCGACGAGCTGCACCGGATGTACGTGTCGTCGCTGTGGCAGCGGATCGACGGGCGGTGGGTCAATACGTTCAGCCAGGACACCCCGGCTGCCACGTGA